In one window of Streptomyces sp. FXJ1.172 DNA:
- the lspA gene encoding signal peptidase II: MAEAERIIGTPKTPDDSGERTAAAGAPAGSGASAATGATGATGEDRPKAPAQVRDGRGRRIAVLFAVAAFAYALDLISKTLVVAKLEGHEPIKLVGELLELHAIRNPGAAFGFGAAFTVIFTLIAAAVIVVIIRLARKLYSFPWAIALGLLLGGALGNLTDRIFRSPGIFEGEVVDFIAPKGFAVFNLADSAIVCGGILIVLLSFRGLDPDGTIHKD; encoded by the coding sequence GTGGCAGAGGCGGAGCGCATCATCGGTACGCCAAAGACCCCGGACGACAGCGGCGAGCGGACGGCGGCGGCCGGAGCGCCGGCGGGCTCCGGTGCGTCCGCCGCGACCGGTGCGACCGGTGCGACCGGCGAGGACCGGCCGAAGGCCCCGGCGCAGGTGCGGGACGGCCGCGGGCGCCGGATCGCGGTGCTGTTCGCGGTGGCCGCGTTCGCGTACGCCCTCGATCTGATCAGCAAGACGCTCGTGGTCGCCAAGCTGGAGGGCCACGAGCCGATCAAGCTGGTGGGAGAGCTGCTGGAGCTGCACGCCATCCGCAATCCGGGCGCCGCTTTCGGTTTCGGGGCCGCGTTCACGGTGATCTTCACGCTGATCGCCGCGGCGGTGATCGTGGTGATCATCCGCCTCGCCCGCAAGCTGTACAGCTTCCCCTGGGCGATCGCCCTCGGCCTGCTGCTCGGCGGCGCGCTCGGCAACCTCACCGACCGGATCTTCCGCTCGCCCGGGATCTTCGAGGGCGAGGTCGTGGACTTCATCGCCCCGAAGGGCTTCGCGGTGTTCAACCTGGCCGACTCGGCGATCGTGTGCGGCGGCATCCTGATCGTGCTGCTGTCCTTCCGCGGCCTGGACCCGGACGGCACGATCCACAAGGACTGA
- a CDS encoding TraR/DksA family transcriptional regulator — protein sequence MVAKKTAVQQPSTGRASGTAAGEAAAKGTAAKKTAARKTAARKAPVNSAPAKKAPAEKAAAKKAPAGKAAAKKVIAKTAAESATEPATKTAEAAQAVKAAKGAEAVDATEVVDATEVATAAKASKRKTAKKTAAKQTAVEEPAAERAAGKRAGKKASVKGVAVEETAVEERAGKKAGARKKAAAAGVSTEAAGKSTAKKAGAARAAKQTGATTVVAKKTPGTATAEQSAVPKARIAAAEPGELAVRPGEAPWTPEEVAEARAELQSEVERLRAEISSSEASLVGLMRDSGDGAGDDQADTGTKNITREHELALAANAREMLIQNEHALERLDAGTYGLCENCGNPIGKARMLAFPRATLCVECKQKQERRS from the coding sequence ATGGTGGCGAAAAAGACCGCCGTACAGCAGCCGTCGACCGGCCGGGCCAGCGGCACGGCCGCGGGGGAGGCGGCCGCGAAGGGCACGGCCGCCAAGAAGACGGCTGCGCGGAAAACGGCTGCGAGGAAGGCGCCGGTCAACAGCGCACCGGCCAAGAAGGCACCGGCCGAGAAGGCGGCTGCCAAGAAGGCTCCGGCCGGGAAGGCCGCTGCGAAGAAGGTCATCGCGAAGACCGCGGCGGAATCCGCGACGGAACCCGCGACGAAGACTGCCGAGGCCGCGCAGGCCGTGAAGGCCGCGAAGGGCGCGGAGGCCGTCGACGCCACGGAGGTCGTGGACGCCACGGAGGTCGCGACGGCGGCGAAAGCCTCGAAGAGGAAGACCGCGAAGAAGACGGCCGCGAAGCAGACGGCGGTCGAGGAGCCGGCGGCCGAGAGGGCTGCCGGGAAGAGAGCCGGGAAGAAGGCTTCGGTGAAGGGGGTGGCGGTGGAGGAGACGGCCGTCGAGGAGCGGGCCGGGAAGAAGGCCGGCGCGAGGAAGAAGGCGGCCGCCGCGGGCGTCTCCACGGAGGCGGCCGGGAAGAGCACGGCCAAGAAAGCGGGCGCGGCGCGGGCCGCGAAGCAGACGGGAGCCACGACAGTGGTTGCGAAGAAGACTCCTGGCACGGCCACGGCCGAACAGAGCGCCGTTCCCAAGGCACGGATCGCCGCGGCGGAGCCCGGTGAGCTGGCGGTGCGCCCCGGCGAGGCCCCCTGGACCCCGGAAGAGGTCGCGGAGGCCCGTGCCGAGCTGCAGTCCGAGGTGGAGCGGCTGCGCGCCGAGATCAGCTCCTCCGAGGCGTCCCTCGTCGGACTGATGCGGGACTCCGGGGACGGCGCGGGCGACGACCAGGCCGACACCGGGACCAAGAACATCACGCGCGAACACGAGCTGGCGCTCGCCGCCAACGCGCGCGAGATGCTGATCCAGAACGAGCACGCCCTGGAACGGCTGGACGCGGGCACCTACGGGCTGTGCGAGAACTGCGGCAACCCCATCGGCAAGGCCCGGATGCTGGCCTTCCCCCGGGCCACCCTGTGCGTGGAGTGCAAGCAGAAGCAGGAACGTCGCTCCTGA